One region of Brassica napus cultivar Da-Ae chromosome A10, Da-Ae, whole genome shotgun sequence genomic DNA includes:
- the LOC125575495 gene encoding NAC domain-containing protein 5-like, with amino-acid sequence MENRVGFRFIPTDQEIVDYYIRLKNRGGSDTNHVDKAIRAVDICSFDPWELPSKSRRESRDQVWYFFCRKDNRGERQSRKTKSGFWKKTGPTMDIFQKRGDREKIGEKRVLVFHLSGSKSKSDWVMHEYVATFLPPTDQMTYTLCKLKFKGDASDLPSSSGGDGGGGDGGCGDDGGGGCDGDGGGGDRCDGGDGCGGGDGDGGGGGGVDEHNQYLITHMNNSGGYEGLQDPSQFNVSTDDFNCFLNYNDDEEEQGNTMFMQ; translated from the exons atggaaaatcgAGTGGGTTTCAGATTCATTCCTACGGACCAGGAGATCGTGGACTATTACATCAGGCTCAAAAATCGCGGTGGTTCCGACACTAACCATGTCGATAAAGCCATTAGAGCAGTCGACATCTGTAGCTTCGATCCTTGGGAGTTAcctt CCAAGTCACGGAGGGAATCGAGAGATCAGGTTTGGTATTTCTTTTGTCGGAAGGACAACAGAGGAGAGAGACAGAGCAGAAAAACCAAGTCTGGTTTCTGGAAGAAAACGGGACCTACAATGGATATCTTCCAAAAGAGAGGAGATCGCGAGAAGATTGGTGAGAAAAGGGTTTTGGTGTTTCACTTGAGCGGTTCAAAATCGAAATCAGATTGGGTTATGCACGAGTACGTGGCTACCTTCTTGCCTCCTACTGATCag ATGACGTATACATTGTGTAAATTAAAGTTCAAGGGTGACGCCAGTGATTTACCTTCTTCTTCTGGTGGTGACGGCGGCGGCGGTGATGGTGGTTGCGGCGACGACGGTGGTGGTGGATGCGACGGCGACGGCGGTGGTGGCGACCGTTGTGATGGTGGTGATGGTTGTGGCGGTGGCGACGGCGACGGTGGTGGCGGCGGTGGAGTTGATGAGCATAATCAATATCTCATCACTCATATGAACAACTCTGGTGGATATGAG GGATTACAGGATCCAAGTCAGTTTAATGTTTCAACCGATGATTTCAACTGTTTTCTCAATTACAATGATGATGAGGAGGAGCAGGGGAATACTATGTTTATGCAGTAG
- the BNAA10G00930D gene encoding uncharacterized calcium-binding protein At1g02270 has translation MQSYHHNRSSSSSRRRSIVQRSRFILPCFSSSPLSLFVVLAAAVPFPIYFSGLLSSLSGRNNKAASTMRVNSNIASTNITCTTFNVLAPIYKRVDQQNQSIRESQFRALWLTRNQKILDLLLNQRSSVISLQEVWVGNEELVNMYHDRLASAGYTTFQLARTNARGDGLLTAIHKDYFKLVNYRELLFNDFGDRVAQLLHVKSIVPFPLNENQDVQQEVLIVNTHLLFPHDSSLSLARLHQVYKILEYLEAYQKENKLTHMPIILCGDWNGSKRGHVYKFLRSQGFISSYDVAHQYTDSDAHRWVSHRNHRGNICGVDFIWLCNPSSSNSRKPLRTSWVEAVFSIIKYQVQKASIAEDKAFAFLGENNHSDSLTYSGFCQALQKVNLTGMPHGLSFQETKELWDRADIDGNGVFDYEELKKMWNMTVMVQSENCKESMMETKKEEGEDKEEEAIGLKVKKAVLFPEEAEKGMWPENYNLSDHACLTVQFSPVKVLCS, from the exons ATGCAAAGCTATCATCACAATCGAAGCAGCAGCAGTAGCAGGAGGAGGAGCATTGTTCAACGGTCCAGATTCATCCTCCCTTGTTTCTCATCATCGCCACTCTCCCTCTTCGTCGTCCTCGCGGCCGCTGTTCCTTTCCCGATCTACTTCTCCGGTCTCCTCTCGTCTCTCTCCGGCAGAAACAACAAGGCGGCTTCAACCATG AGAGTGAACTCGAACATAGCTTCGACGAATATAACGTGTACCACTTTCAACGTCTTGGCTCCCATTTACAAACGCGTTGATCAACAG AATCAGAGCATTCGTGAGAGTCAGTTTCGCGCGCTTTGGTTAACTCGGAACCAAAAGATTTTGGATTTATTACTCAATCAGCGCTCTTCAGTCATTTCTCTCCAg GAAGTGTGGGTAGGGAATGAGGAACTGGTGAACATGTACCACGACCGCCTTGCCTCTGCTGGCTACACTACTTTCCAGCTTGCTAGAACTAACGCTCGTGGCGATG GTCTTTTAACAGCCATACATAAGGACTACTTTAAACTTGTTAATTATCGGGAGCTGCTTTTTAATGATTTTGGAGACCGTGTTGCTCAGCTCTTACATGTCAAGTCTATTGTTCCTTTCCCGCTTAATGAGAATCAAGATGTTCAGCAAGAGGTTCTTATAGTCAACACTCATCTCTTGTTCCCACATGATTCTAGTTTGTCTCTTGCAAGATTGCATCAG GTTTACAAAATTCTCGAATATCTGGAAGCTTACCAAAAGGAAAATAAACTTACTCACATGCCCATTATCCTCTGCGG TGACTGGAATGGAAGTAAGCGTGGGCATGTCTACAAGTTCTTGAGATCGCAAGGGTTCATATCATCATATGATGTTGCTCATCAGTATACGGACAGTGATGCTCATAGG TGGGTAAGCCATAGAAACCACAGGGGAAACATATGCGGAGTTGATTTCATATGGCTCTGTAACCCTTCTAGCAGCAATTCAAGAAAACCATTGAGAACAAGTTGGGTGGAAGCTGTTTTCAGCATTATCAAG TATCAAGTCCAGAAAGCTTCCATAGCTGAAGACAAGGCCTTTGCTTTTCTTGGGGAAAATAATCACAGTGATTCATTAACATACTCTGGCTTTTGCCAAGCACTTCAAAAG GTAAATCTAACGGGTATGCCACATGGGCTTAGCTTTCAAGAGACAAAAGAGCTGTGGGATCGAGCTGATATTGATGGAAATGGTGTCTTCGACTATGAAGAACTTAag AAAATGTGGAACATGACAGTGATGGTTCAATCTGAAAACTGCAAAGAGAGCATGATGGAGACtaagaaagaagaaggagaagataaggaagaagaagcgaTTGGACTGAAAGTGAAGAAAGCTGTTTTGTTCCCGGAAGAAGCAGAGAAAGGAATGTGGCCTGAGAATTACAATCTCTCCGATCATGCTTGTCTCACCGTACAATTCTCACCGGTCAAAGTGCTCTGTAGTTAA